In Saccharomyces eubayanus strain FM1318 chromosome XIII, whole genome shotgun sequence, one DNA window encodes the following:
- the RIM13 gene encoding Rim13p, translating into MDDWREFNSVIKSVHCNAKDTSHKINSLVDLAIKSENSAFIKAVLNLKENSSKIDGQKRFLWLTSTVNSKFYPPISISEASPLSWNENEYCVPGSEELQSRYSSRTALRNEGEYMGEIEQCQDVSDCSLVASLINLRSRNLELPPIKQISPNEYQVNLCFNGSSERLVTVDTSQIPTSVNGKQLSLRSKSISDKISELALLLVVQGTYSTDGSNISIDTYYLSGFLPEIIGIDSFSFEKLWKFFKSGLCLIGVGTGNRPNDLIEPLLANHDYSVVDIRHESGVIKLRDPSNSALNVEISYEQYLNNFKQLYLNWNHKKLFGYSQALHIRYDVTRYNKFAIISDKPLFHIVNNSKETETVWILLENHLSKEGRKKGRSISFINQARDCIIYPIEVPANKGTVHVGLQLMKLKLAPGAQTLLYCHSTTDNNFSIHLFSVVKEIFFQRLKDMNNLVAKVSFSHLYGMGKKTSFDTCSFFENPTFQLEVQSERDQHILMDVTCVSKSSQDFVNIQVYYLDDYELIKPIMFDNHYQPEQNIKQDVPILTNTKYIIVCSTYGPPVSSEFQLVASTRLSSPWRFKSSINLREINMAYGSYPYQCYDKFYCKETSKKFKILISLQNTKHTTNKLFIRVAPVESSAQLRIRCNVFEPASSLCVYECEHYRNCPPGGVVIPDLEISCIDTIVLMIERDMPVSNKLATEGSMAGLELFVGSNQRAKIEKLK; encoded by the coding sequence ATGGACGATTGGCGTGAGTTCAATTCAGTGATAAAGTCGGTACATTGTAACGCAAAAGACACAAGCCATAAAATTAACAGCTTGGTGGATTTGGCGATAAAGAGTGAAAATTCTGCCTTCATCAAGGCCGTCTTAAATTTAAAAGagaattcatcaaaaataGACGGACAGAAAAGATTCTTGTGGCTTACTTCAACTGTCAATTCAAAGTTTTATCCCCCTATATCTATCTCAGAGGCGTCACCACTATCTTGGAATGAAAACGAGTACTGCGTACCTGGCAGTGAAGAATTACAAAGTCGCTACTCTAGTAGAACCGCATTGCGTAATGAAGGAGAGTATATGGGCGAAATAGAACAGTGCCAAGATGTGTCAGACTGTTCGTTAGTAGCTTCTCTGATTAATCTCAGGTCTCGAAATTTAGAATTACCTCCAATTAAACAGATATCACCAAATGAATATCAGGTCAATCTATGTTTCAATGGAAGTAGTGAAAGATTAGTCACGGTCGACACTTCCCAAATTCCAACTTCAGTGAATGGTAAACAACTTTCACTAAGAAGCAAAAGTATTTCAGATAAGATTAGCGAACTTGCGCTATTACTGGTTGTGCAAGGTACATATTCGACCGACGGATCAAATATCAGTATAGATACTTACTACTTGAGCGGATTTTTACCAGAGATTATAGGGATAGATAGCTTCTCGTTTGAGAAATTATGGAAGTTCTTTAAGTCAGGTCTTTGTCTGATCGGTGTTGGTACCGGAAATCGTCCTAATGATTTGATAGAACCATTGTTGGCAAATCATGATTATTCTGTCGTCGACATCAGACACGAGTCTGGAGTAATCAAACTGCGGGACCCAAGTAATTCGGCATTAAATGTTGAAATTAGCTACGAACAATACTTAAATAACTTCAAACAATTATACCTTAATTGGAACcataaaaaattatttggATACTCACAAGCTCTTCATATTAGATACGACGTCACACGTTATAATAAATTCGCCATTATTTCGGATAAGCCTTTATTCCACATCGTAAATAATTCCAAGGAGACGGAAACAGTTTGGATCTTGCTCGAGAATCATTTGTCAAAAGAAGGCAGGAAGAAAGGTCGCtcaatttcctttataAACCAAGCTCGAGATTGTATAATTTACCCAATTGAGGTACCAGCTAATAAAGGCACTGTTCATGTCGGATTGCAACTGATGAAATTAAAATTAGCTCCCGGTGCTCAAACGCTATTGTATTGTCATTCAACTACTGACAACAACTTTAGCATTCATTTGTTCTCAGTCGTAAAggagatattttttcaaagactaAAAGATATGAATAACCTTGTTGCCAAAGTCAGCTTTTCTCATCTTTATGGAATGGGCAAAAAAACCTCTTTTGACACCTGtagtttctttgaaaaccCAACTTTTCAACTGGAAGTTCAATCTGAAAGAGATCAACATATTCTTATGGATGTTACATGCGTTTCTAAAAGCTCGCAGGATTTTGTTAATATTCAGGTTTATTATTTGGACGATTATGAACTAATCAAACCAATCATGTTTGATAATCACTATCAGCCGgaacaaaatatcaaacAAGATGTGCCCATCTTAACCAATACTAAATACATAATTGTATGCTCGACATATGGCCCTCCGGTTTCTTCAGAGTTTCAATTGGTGGCCTCGACACGTTTGTCCTCTCCATGGAGATTCAAGTCTAGTATCAATTTACGCGAGATTAACATGGCTTACGGTTCTTATCCTTATCAGTGCTATGACAAGTTTTATTGTAAAGAAACctctaaaaaatttaaaattttgataagtTTGCAAAATACAAAACACACAACCAACAAACTCTTTATACGTGTGGCACCTGTAGAATCATCGGCACAATTGAGGATACGGTGTAATGTTTTCGAACCAGCATCATCTCTCTGTGTTTATGAATGTGAACATTATAGAAATTGTCCACCTGGGGGTGTGGTTATACCTGATTTAGAAATCTCTTGTATCGACACGATTGTATTGATGATTGAAAGAGATATGCCTGTTTCCAATAAGTTAGCTACAGAAGGTTCAATGGCTGGATTGGAGCTATTTGTTGGATCTAATCAAAGAgctaaaattgaaaagttgAAGTAA